The following coding sequences are from one Culex quinquefasciatus strain JHB chromosome 1, VPISU_Cqui_1.0_pri_paternal, whole genome shotgun sequence window:
- the LOC6032059 gene encoding uncharacterized protein LOC6032059 translates to MRPSAVVVVLVAVFGAVVGRLQPAENVFPTDVNKALLPNVRQSLNDCHLRYHKYGDYNLIYPIFGVPARVGEFAHMAAIGWSGPGGAVDFNCGGSLITTSHVLTSAHCSTRDGTPPDVVRLGVIYVNMSIDDPRNNYAQQYRIASFKRHPEHRFSAYYNDIAIITLDRKVAINDVVTPACLWTQNEVDFPRLEAVGFGQTSFAGDKTPILLKVKLSPINNAECALTHNSAIRQLRQGIVDSQLCAKDSVMDTCLGDSGGPLQAKLMSNHRTTPYVVGITSFGMFCGTEAPSVYTRISSYIPWIESETNETFASGECASRYIHLREADESMVTTRAGDHVFIEPERSYMDIELFSKHRVYLGYERKQDNWIQWNCGGVLINEDYVLTVAHCDKFVFDQTPSHVKVGDLDIFANNPDAQIIAIEQFIKHPNYREGFMENDIALVKLAKDVKIGPNTLPACVVNNDLTMEMYEMNGLGPYNLNNFLRTDESMSRNSSLVLTRMRVDPTSCQRGNSNQIMCAKNSKFLVPQTCRIEHGGPLERETWHYDRYFQYVFGLSVAGKDCGFGSEAYFVRTSAHAAWIESIVLQKQQQQAQRRRQRRQIFFPDQEYGVPVRVGQACVTSRNVAGVCDYYRNCPSINNSATLLVKFCKLGVDPMVCCERSAAIRSGYSLKKCVAHWKQFKRPEEEEYESIPSEGRPVKMEEYPQVVFIGVRRNNQVYWRCTGVLVSDEFVLSSGSCVKSGMIDVVRLGAVQLDSGNSVETGEIINIAQILTHPEYDSSTMRADLALIKLSSRVTFNSRVLPACLWPNQDSVPLKLYSLGVDEGIISVRPRLSKYNQDCRKFFQLRSLADDEQLCAENYFSTSDSCLDRNGDPIEGTLANGNIKISIVVGLTAYSAGCPGAPETVTVYTRLSAYMEWIRSIVES, encoded by the exons ATGCGGCCGAGTGCTGTCGTGGTGGTGTTGGTTGCGGTTTTCGGTGCGGTCGTCGGACGGTTGCAGCCGGCCGAGAATGTGTTCCCGACTGACGTGAACAAGGCGTTGCTGCCCAACGTGCGGCAAAGCTTGAACG ATTGCCACCTGCGCTACCACAAGTACGGTGACTACAACTTGATCTATCCCATCTTTGGGGTTCCGGCGCGAGTCGGGGAATTTGCGCACATGGCGGCGATCGGGTGGAGCGGACCGGGAGGCGCGGTTGACTTCAACTGCGGGGGATCGCTGATAACGACCAGCCACGTTCTGACCAGCGCACATTGTTCAACACGGGACGGCACTCCACCGGATGTGGTCCGACTGGGGGTCATCTATGTGAACATGAGCATCGACGATCCTCGTAACAACTACGCCCAGCAGTACCGGATAGCTTCGTTCAAGCGTCACCCCGAGCATCGTTTTTCTGCTTACTACAACGACATCGCGATCATCACACTCGATCGTAAGGTGGCAATTAATGACGTAGTGACGCCGGCCTGTCTGTGGACTCAGAACGAAGTGGATTTCCCCCGACTGGAGGCGGTTGGATTTGGTCAAACCTCATTCGCGGGGGATAAAACACCTATTCTGCTCAAAGTTAAGCTATCTCCGATCAACAACGCGGAATGTGCCCTAACGCACAACTCCGCGATCCGTCAGCTGCGCCAAGGAATCGTCGACAGTCAACTGTGCGCAAAGGATAGCGTTATGGACACTTGTCTCGGTGACTCCGGCGGTCCACTTCAGGCCAAACTCATGTCAAACCATCGAACAACGCCGTACGTAGTCGGTATAACCTCGTTCGGGATGTTCTGCGGCACGGAAGCGCCCTCGGTCTATACCCGAATTTCCTCGTACATTCCGTGGATTGAAAGTGAAACCAACGAAACGTTCGCGTCCGGAGAATGCGCCTCGCGTTACATCCATCTACGGGAAGCAGATGAGTCCATGGTAACGACACGAGCCGGCGATCACGTGTTTATAGAACCGGAGAGAAGCTACATGGAcattgagttattttccaaacatCGAGTTTATCTGGGATACGAAAGAAAGCAAGATAATTGGATCCAGTGGAACTGTGGCGGAGTGCTGATCAACGAAGATTACGTCCTGACAGTGGCGCACTGTGACAAATTTGTTTTCGATCAGACGCCGAGTCACGTGAAGGTGGGCGATCTGGACATTTTCGCAAACAATCCGGATGCGCAGATCATCGCGATCGAACAGTTCATCAAACATCCAAACTACAGGGAGGGATTCATGGAGAACGATATCGCACTGGTGAAGCTGGCGAAGGATGTCAA AATCGGACCAAACACCCTACCAGCCTGTGTAGTGAACAACGATCTAACCATGGAAATGTACGAAATGAACGGCTTGGGACCGTACAATTTGAACAACTTTCTGCGCACCGACGAATCCATGTCGAGAa ataGCAGTCTGGTCCTGACGCGGATGCGCGTCGATCCGACGTCATGCCAGCGCGGCAACAGCAACCAGATCATGTGCGCCAAAAACAGCAAATTTCTGGTACCCCAGACGTGCAGG ATCGAACACGGCGGCCCACTGGAGCGCGAGACGTGGCACTACGACCGATACTTCCAGTACGTGTTCGGACTATCCGTTGCGGGCAAGGACTGCGGCTTCGGCAGCGAGGCGTACTTTGTCCGAACGAGCGCGCACGCCGCCTGGATCGAGTCGATCGTGCTGCAAAAGCAACAACAGCAGGCTCAACGCAGACGCCAGCGCAGGCAGATATTCTTCCCGGACCAGGAGTACGGCGTTCCGGTGAGGGTTGGGCAGGCTTGCGTGACTTCGAGAAATGTGGCGGGAGTTTGCGATTATTACCGAAACTGTCCGAGTATTAATAACTCAGCGACGTTGCTGGTGAAGTTCTGTAAACTTGGGGTTGACCCTATGGTTTGTTGTGAGAGGTCAGCGGCCATTCGGAGTGGTTATAGTTTGAAGAAGTGCGTTGCGCACTGGAAACAGTTTAAGCGACCGGAGGAGGAGGAGTACGAGAGCATTCCTTCGGAAGGACGACCTGTGAAGATGGAGGAGTATCCGCAGGTAGTTTTTATCGGAGTTCGGAGGAATAATCAGGTCTACTGGAGGTGTACGGGGGTGTTGGTTAGTGACGAGTTTGTACTTTCCAGTGGAAGTTGCGTGAAATCGGGAATGATTGATGTGGTGAGACTTGGGGCAGTTCAATTAGACAGTGGAAACTCGGTTGAAACAGGGGAAATCATCAACATTGCACAGATTTTAACTCATCCGGAGTATGATTCAAGCACAATGAGGGCAGATTTGGCTTTGATCAAGCTTTCATCGAGAGTGACCTTCAACAGTAGAGTGCTTCCGGCGTGTCTATGGCCAAACCAGGACTCAGTACCCCTGAAGCTGTACTCGTTAGGGGTTGATGAAG GAATCATCAGCGTCCGGCCTCGCCTCTCCAAGTACAACCAGGACTGCCGGAAGTTCTTCCAGCTGCGTAGCCTCGCCGACGACGAGCAGTTGTGTGCCGAAAACTACTTCAGCACCAGCGATTCTTGCTTGGACCGCAACGGGGATCCGATCGAGGGAACGCTCGCCAACGGAAACATCAAGATTTCCATCGTCGTAGGGCTGACGGCGTACAGTGCGGGTTGTCCCGGCGCACCGGAGACGGTCACCGTGTACACAAGGCTTTCGGCATACATGGAGTGGATTCGGTCCATCGTGGAATCTTAA
- the LOC6032060 gene encoding palmitoyltransferase ZDHHC16 — MGRIRWRLKEFPKKLLDSIRFRCQYSMQCLRSLTYNHHMSQSYASDVGLEPIFWFVDNFTHLLGPFFVFAVVCLTAAVVIICYWVGLPYWWNKSQNTTYFLMLVGHWLLWNVAYNFYKAAATSPGYPPERELIVEAVSICKKCIAPKPPRTHHCSVCNKCVLKMDHHCPWLNNCVGYGNHRYFFLYMLYTSVGVLFIICFGFELGWNVLFGDGAGWNEVEPLHGHPVRFNLSGHIIPVTEMNDYIDDGLVPAQHDLPVPQDYSSNAAKHRAIVFMALINVATLFALGALTAWHSSLITRGETSIEAHINKSETKRLAALGKTYQNPYDFGPKRNWKLFLGLVRKRTWWWNVLLPSGHKPEGNGLTWLTVNDFRAIDGEDEWP; from the exons ATGGGTCGCATTCGCTGGAGACTGAAAGAATTTCCGAAAAAACTTCT CGATTCCATTCGCTTCCGCTGCCAGTATTCGATGCAATGTCTCCGTTCCCTCACCTACAACCACCACATGAGCCAATCCTACGCCTCGGATGTGGGCCTGGAACCAATCTTCTGGTTCGTGGACAACTTCACCCATCTTCTGGGACCg TTCTTTGTATTTGCCGTGGTTTGTCTGACCGCGGCGGTCGTGATAATCTGCTACTGGGTCGGCCTTCCGTACTGGTGGAACAAGAGCCAGAACACGACCTACTTTCTCATGCTGGTGGGCCACTGGTTGCTGTGGAATGTGGCTTACAATTTCTACAAAGCTGCGGCCACATCGCCCGGGTATCCACCGGAG AGAGAGCTAATAGTTGAGGCTGTGAGTATCTGTAAGAAATGTATTGCCCCAAAGCCGCCGAGAACGCATCACTGCTCGGTGTGCAACAAGTGCGTGCTGAAAATGGATCATCACTGTC CATGGCTCAACAACTGCGTTGGGTACGGCAACCATCGGTACTTCTTCCTGTACATGCTGTACACCTCGGTCGGTGTGTTGTTCATCATATGTTTTGGCTTTGAGCTGGGGTGGAACGTTCTTTTCGGCGATGGTGCCGGTTGGAACGAGGTCGAACCGCTGCACGGCCATCCGGTGCGATTCAATCTCTCCGGGCACATCATTCCAGTG ACCGAAATGAACGACTACATCGACGACGGGTTGGTTCCGGCCCAGCACGACCTGCCCGTGCCGCAGGACTACAGCAGCAACGCGGCGAAACATCGCGCAATCGTGTTCATGGCGCTGATCAACGTGGCCACTCTGTTTGCGTTGGGTGCTCTTACGGCGTGGCACAGTTCGTTGATAACGCGCGGGGAAACGAGCATCGAGGCGCACATAAACAAGTCCGAAACGAAGCGACTTGCGGCGCTCGGGAAGACGTACCAGAATCCGTACGATTTTGGTCCCAAGCGGAACTGGAAGCTGTTTTTGGGACTTGTACGAAAGCGAACTTGGTGGTGGAatgtgctgctaccgtcgggaCATAAACCGGAAGGGAACGGACTCACTTGGCTGACAGTTAACGATTTCAGGGCGATCGATGGCGAAGATGAGTGGCCCTAA
- the LOC6032061 gene encoding ADP-ribosylation factor-like protein 2, translated as MGFLTILKKMKQKEKEMRILLLGLDNAGKTTILKRFNGEPIDQISPTLGFNIKTLEYNNYTLNMWDVGGQKSLRSYWRNYFECTDGVVWVVDSTDRMRMDSCREELAVLLQEERLAGATLLVLANKQDLPGALTANEIKDVLQLEKIETHHWAIHGVSAVTGGKLIEAIDWLVDDISKRIFTLD; from the exons atgggatTTTTAACCATCCTGAAGAAAATGAAGCAAAAGGAGAAGGAGATGCGCATCTTGTTGCT TGGCCTCGACAACGCCGGTAAAACCACAATCCTGAAGCGCTTCAACGGGGAACCGATCGACCAGATCTCTCCGACGCTGGGCTTCAACATCAAAACGCTCGAGTACAACAACTACACGCTAAACATGTGGGACGTGGGTGGCCAAAAGTCGCTCCGGTCGTACTGGCGAAACTACTTCGAGTGCACCGACGGAGTCGTGTGGGTCGTGGACAGCACCGACCGGATGCGGATGGATTCCTGCCGGGAGGAGCTGGCCGTACTGCTGCAGGAGGAACGACTGGCCGGGGCGACGCTGTTGGTGCTTGCGAACAAGCAAGACTTGCCGGGAGCGCTGACGGCGAACGAGATCAAGGACGTGCTGCAGCTGGAAAAGATCGAGACGCATCACTGGGCGATCCACGGGGTGAGTGCGGTTACTGGGGGGAAGCTGATCGAGGCCATCGACTGGCTGGTGGACGACATTTCCAAGAGAATCTTCACGCTGGATTAG
- the LOC6032062 gene encoding serine protease grass — protein sequence MQLIVVLGLALSWGSWCFLQGAEAQNPSCTTPAMQPGMCVPVEGCRNIYKIFQLTNNKIPPKILTYIRQSVCRLAGVTKAVCCQLSEIDKSVLVDKQGSKKPSLLPVECGIITTDRISNGQATAPFEFPWMALLRYKDNSGTITDGCGGSLINERYVLTAAHCLGVRRFALDHVRLGEHTKSKEQDCIGSEDDCAGPVQDIAVELEIVHPEYNKPKYANDIGLIRLVRNVMFEDHIKPICLPVTENYQNMLHPKYIITGWGTTEKNDLSDVLLKATLPRVDNSECQQVMASNRLTVLLSDKQICAGGKDLVDSCRGDSGGPLGTVGMLNGDARFIQFGIVSAGLNTCGERNVPGIFTRVGKYMSWIEDNLKPS from the exons ATGCAGTTGATAGTGGTACTTGGACTTGCGTTGAGTTGGGGTAGTTGGTGCTTTTTGCAAGGAGCTGAAGcgc AAAACCCCTCCTGCACCACCCCGGCCATGCAGCCGGGAATGTGCGTCCCGGTGGAGGGATGCCGCAATATCTACAAGATTTTCCAGCTGACAAACAACAAGATCCCGCCGAAGATTTTGACCTACATCCGGCAGTCGGTGTGCCGGTTGGCGGGCGTCACCAAGGCCGTTTGCTGCCAGCTGAGTGAAATCGACAAGTCGGTGCTGGTGGACAAGCAGGGTTCGAAAAAGCCGTCCCTGCTTCCAGTTGAGTGTGGCATCATTACGACGGACCGGATTTCCAACGGGCAAGCCACCGCACCGTTTGAGTTTCCGTGGATGGCACTGCTGAGGTACAAAGATAACAGCGGGACGATTACGGACGGCTGCGGTGGGTCGTTGATAAACGAGAGATACGTTTTGACGGCGGCACACTGCCTGGGAGTTAGGAGATTTGCACT GGATCACGTTCGCTTGGGAGAGCACACCAAAAGCAAGGAGCAGGATTGTATTGGCTCGGAGGACGACTGCGCAGGACCGGTTCAGGATATCGCAGTTGAGTTGGAGATTGTTCACCCCGAGTACAACAAGCCAAAGTATGCGAACGACATTGGATTGATTCGATTAGTTCGAAATGTGATGTTTGAag aTCACATCAAGCCAATCTGCCTTCCGGTGACGGAAAACTACCAGAACATGCTGCATCCCAAGTACATCATAACTGGTTGGGGAACGACGGAAAAGAACGATCTTTCGGACGTCCTTCTGAAGGCCACCCTGCCCCGAGTGGACAATTCCGAATGCCAGCAGGTGATGGCTAGCAATCGTTTGACTGTGCTGCTCTCGGATAAGCAAATCTGCGCCGGAGGAAAGGATCTGGTGGACAGCTGCCGGGGCGATTCCGGGGGACCACTTGGAACGGTGGGAATGCTTAATGGGGATGCTAGATTCATTCAGTTTGGAATTGTTTCCGCCGGTTTGAACACGTGCGGGGAGAGGAACGTTCCCGGAATTTTTACGAGGGTCGGAAAGTACATGTCGTGGATCGAGGACAATCTCAAACCGTCCTGA